A window of the Lactuca sativa cultivar Salinas chromosome 5, Lsat_Salinas_v11, whole genome shotgun sequence genome harbors these coding sequences:
- the LOC111876600 gene encoding uncharacterized protein LOC111876600 codes for MTITSSMSRNQNHNSSKRIKTCDNCDVAPWSDLNHDALFIVMMRLRVADFVAFSEVCKSWRSLALPNKKRFMASKSPMLMRISTCASNKKWICLEDFEGGKSKTTLPHSGGRFYLGLTCGYFIMFGRETKDFWLVNPITRHGLHFTPVPIFYCESRIRAILVFSSIISKWVFVILYRFDHFIWFSIAGEGAWNHVSSTSPIIDIHAFKGKIYTIDYDYDYNSDRGEARHLCEMRLNPDPKLTLLKTKNFPKNDLFLPKFISSDENLYLIDSFPNNLWKVYELDFGEMKWVPFEETRDEYAFFFNGFKHGAAVKIESKDQRYDDHDESGNGRFIAGNMWYFPHECLNVNLLHE; via the coding sequence ATGACTATTACAAGTAGTATGAGTAGAAATCAGAATCATAATAGCAGTAAGAGGATCAAAACTTGTGACAACTGTGATGTGGCACCTTGGTCAGACCTTAACCATGATGCGCTTTTTATAGTTATGATGCGACTCAGAGTTGCTGATTTTGTTGCATTTAGTGAAGTTTGCAAGTCATGGAGGTCACTCGCTCTCCCTAACAAGAAAAGGTTTATGGCATCCAAATCACCCATGTTAATGCGTATCTCTACTTGTGCTTCTAATAAGAAGTGGATCTGCCTAGAGGACTTTGAAGGAGGAAAATCCAAAACCACACTTCCCCATTCTGGTGGCAGGTTTTATCTTGGATTAACTTGTGGTTACTTTATCATGTTTGGGAGGGAAACCAAGGACTTCTGGCTTGTGAATCCTATCACAAGGCATGGACTTCATTTCACTCCTGTTCCCATTTTCTATTGTGAATCAAGAATCAGGGCTATCCTTGTcttttcatctattatatctaaATGGGTGTTTGTTATATTATATAGATTCGACCATTTCATATGGTTTTCTATAGCGGGTGAAGGAGCATGGAATCATGTGTCTTCCACTTCCCCCATCATTGATATACATGCTTTCAAGGGGAAGATATATACCATAGACTACGACTACGACTACAATAGTGATAGAGGGGAAGCAAGACATTTATGTGAAATGAGACTCAATCCAGACCCCAAATTGACCTTACTCAAAACCAAGAATTTTCCAAAGAATGACTTATTTCTCCCAAAGTTTATTAGTTCGGATGAAAACCTTTATTTGATAGATTCCTTTCCAAATAATTTGTGGAAGGTTTATGAACTTGATTTTGGCGAAATGAAATGGGTGCCGTTTGAAGAGACAAGAGATGAATATGCATTTTTCTTTAACGGTTTTAAGCATGGTGCTGCTGTTAAAATAGAGTCAAAAGACCAGAGATATGATGATCATGATGAAAGTGGAAATGGCAGGTTCATTGCTGGAAACATGTGGTACTTCCCTCATGAATGTTTGAATGTTAATCTCTTACATGAGTGA